One window of the Choristoneura fumiferana chromosome 18, NRCan_CFum_1, whole genome shotgun sequence genome contains the following:
- the LOC141438352 gene encoding hairy/enhancer-of-split related with YRPW motif protein 1-like, with the protein MDIEDEVMSLDTFAYDPQRYAMDYHSIGFRECAAEVARYLVSCEGLDIQDPLRLRLMSHLQCFAAQRELAAKSANWGYPQYPATPVAQPQHGYTELRQEPTTSTASTTVAAPMAVAAPLSAPPSYPHYPPAPPPPAPPGPHPAPPVPHYPTPYPHHPTQHQYSQNSAKPYRPWGAELAY; encoded by the coding sequence GCCTGGACACCTTCGCCTACGATCCTCAGCGTTACGCCATGGACTACCACAGCATCGGCTTCCGCGAGTGCGCCGCCGAGGTGGCCCGCTACCTCGTCAGCTGCGAGGGCCTGGACATCCAGGACCCTTTACGACTCCGGCTGATGAGCCACCTCCAATGCTTCGCGGCCCAACGGGAGCTGGCAGCCAAATCAGCCAACTGGGGCTACCCTCAATACCCAGCGACACCCGTAGCCCAACCTCAGCATGGCTACACGGAGTTACGGCAAGAGCCAACGACATCTACAGCTTCAACTACTGTTGCAGCTCCAATGGCGGTAGCAGCGCCGTTGTCCGCCCCCCCTAGTTACCCTCACTACCCCCCCGCGCCACCGCCTCCCGCGCCGCCTGGGCCTCACCCTGCGCCCCCTGTTCCTCACTACCCTACTCCGTACCCTCACCATCCTACGCAACATCAGTATTCCCAAAACAGCGCGAAGCCGTATAGGCCTTGGGGTGCAGAATTAgcgtattaa